The genomic segment ctcccccgagtagtcaccaaccggcattgcccggttgacggtacccggaggaggcccaatctgtgtgatcttataggtcgttgggagatatgtggcaggaggcggtcccgtaggtatccaggtcctaagccatgtagggctttaaaggtaacgaccagcaccttgaagcgcattcggagaccgatgggaagacagtgcagctcgcggaggataggtgtaacatgggtgtacctaggtacattcgatatcgctcacgcggctgcattctggaccaattgtagtctccgaacactcttcaggggcagccccaagtaaagcgcattacaataatcaagcctagaggtgacaagagcatgagtgaccatttgaagtgcctcccggtccaggtagggccgcaactggtgcaccaggcgaacctgggcaaaagcccccctggtcacagccgacagatggtattctaatgtcagctgaggatccaggaggacatccAAGTTGCGGACCTCTCTGAGGGGCGAAgggtttcgccccccccccccggctaagagatggaatatctggtccactcttggggggcaacatctacagccactcggtcttgtcgggattgagtgccagcttgtttactcccgtccagaccctaacagcctccaggcactggcacatcacttctaccgcttcgctgagttggcacagggcggacagatacaactgggtatcgtccgcatattgatgatattttatcctgtgccgacgaatgatctcacccaggggcttcatgtagatgttaaataggacgggggacaggaccgagccctgtggcaccccgtattttaggggcctaggagtcgacctctgtccaccaaccaacaccgactgcgacctatctgagaggtaagaggagaaccaccgtaacacggtgcctcccactcccacctcccccagtcctcgcagaaggataccatggaagatggtatcgaaggccgctgagaggtcaagaagcaccagggtagaggaatgtcctctatccctggcccgccagagatcatcggtcagcgggaccaaagcagtttcagtggagtagccaggcctgaagcccgactgaaagggatctagataatcagcttcctccaaggtccgtcggagctgaaaggccaccaccttctcaacaaccttccctacaaaagggaggttggacactggatgatagttgttgagaatagctggatccagagaaggcttcttaaggaggggtcttaccaccgcgtcCTTTAGGGacagcgggaaagatccctcctgtagagaggtgttaacaatcctctggagccagccccatgtgacctccctgctggtcgaaaccagccaggagggacacggatccagtaaacaggtggagataCTTACAGCTCCcttggccttgtccacttcctcaggagcgagctggaactcactccaagaaggcccactctcggcatctcagcaggtactgtccaagtggagtccagatccatccgaatctgagcgactttgtccgacaAAAACTGAATAAATTCCTcggctcttccctgtaagggttcgcccgcatccctccctttcaggagggagcgggttatcctaaacagggtggccggGCGTGATTCTGAGGACGCAATGAGAGCAGAGAAATGCGAACATTTAGCCACCTGattcgccactagataagtcctaataaaggctcttaattgtgttcggtcagattcggatttactggccctccagcgtcgctctaggcgtctcttttggcgcttcatttcccggagttcctcggtaaaccaaggggccctcctggatccactgctgcggagaggccgcaaaggcgcaatccgatcaagagccccagccgccgctttgttccaagcagcgaccaaggagtccgtcggactgtgggcaagggagtcaggtatttccccaagctccgtctgaaatctcaaaggatccatcaggcgcctggggcgaaaccatttaatcggttccccctccctgcagtgggggagtagtttcagaaaatcaagcctcagtaggaagtgatctgaccatgaaaagggcaaggtctttatgcccttcaattccagatcacctctccactgccccgagagaaacacaaggtcaagagtgtgtcccgctgtatgagtcggaccttgaattacctgggtcaagtccatggctgtcatagaagccatgaactcctgtgtcccatcagagcattcgccgagagatggcaggttacagtcccccagtactataagtctggggaactcaatcgccaaaccgactactgactccaggagcgaaggcagggctgttgcaacacagctgggaggtaggtacgttaacaacaaagtcacttgacccccaaggtccagcttcaccagcagggactcacacccaacagtctctggagcagggattcTACGAGGTGCTAATGATTTTCGGATGACAACAGCCACTCCCCCATCCCTTCTCTAGTGTCGTggttggtgcagcacctgaaatccttctgcgCACATTTCAgaaagggggactcctccctcatggcccagccaggtctcagtaatacatgcagCACCAATTACAGTTATTGCACAATCTTATTGTTCCAAGCATTGTCAACAATACTGGCAGGATTAAACATattcttagaaaaaaaatgatttaaaaaaacccatcctGTGTGCCATCCCTTACTATTAAATAAAGGAGTACAATTTCCTCAGTAAACTGATGTTAAACCGAATGCTGAATTCAGTTTAAACTACAGCTGCTCTTATTCCCTGCAAAAACACCACAAAGCAGAGCAGAAAAAGTAGCAATAGTCAGACTATGCAATGTGAATACTGAATACCATTAACAGGAATAGGAGATTACTGTTTTCTAACTTTGTCTCAACTTGCTAGAGACATTTGCATGGCCCCGTATGAAAATGAATGCTGGACTAATTTTCTTAGTATAATTCAGAGTGTCTTGATTAAAATGATGAGATCACTACTTCCTTCTGGaacatgttttaaatcttgatagAAACATGAAGTGCCATTCAAAGAAAATAAGAGGGCCAACTTGATTTCCCAGTCACCGTTTGGTTGCATTTCCATTCTCAAGAAACACATCATATTCcatatatatcatattttttttactttttgtgaaAAAAGCACCCCATACAGTGTGTTTTCTCAGAATCCAACAAACCTATCTTTGATATGAAGCCAGCAtttgattttctctctctctagcgTTGCATGTATCCAGTCACAGAAAATGAAGATGTATTGAGGAAAAGGTCTTGGTTAAGCTGATtctcaaaaataagaaaaaaaagacaagcattttaaaaaagtcatttgACTTGCAACGCTACAGTTATTTGCATGTCAGTACAGTGGCTCCAAAATTGTAGAGATGCTCCCCAGTTGGGATCCTTAACAAGCTTTGTGGTCTTTAATAGATTTTGatggtttttttaaagtctttcaaTTGTTTAGTAGCTGTAGAGGGAAAGAGGTGTGTCTTCCATCATGTCATCctgcaagaaagagaaaaaacttaATTTTGTGCTAGCCCAGACATTAGTGAAAGATGTCTAAGTTTATGTACTATATATATTCTTAGTGACTTCTGAACCATCCCTTAATGAATCTGAGCCCTTCCCATCTCAAAGAATTACCCTTTGGAACAGACAGACTAGGCAACTAATATTAAGGTACAGTGGCAGTGAGGCCATATCCCAGACCAGAGTCTCATGCTTCTTGATGAGAAAGTGCTATTAGTTCATTAAGCTTGAAATGGGGAATTGATTTGGATAGCGGTCATGATGCCAACTTTTAGACTATTCAAATAAGGCTATTCCATTGATCTGGAATAACTCTGCTCTAGCTACAGGTACAGCAATCCCTTCCTATCTCCATAGATATAAAAATATTCCCTAAATATGTTTGCTACTCTCAATACATAATCCTTCACTAATTATATCTGAATGCTTCTAAGAATCGGTTATCAACATCTGCCTTTCTACGTACACATCTGGATTGTGACCTTTGTTCCTCCCCTTCAAAATTCTAGAATTCCTGTTCCCAtctagaagaaaaataacaacagAATGGGTAAAAACCCAGCAGATGCTCACCATAGGCAAGTCCTGGAGACGTCTAAACCGTAGTCTATTGCTACGTTGTCGATACCTCAAGAAACCCAGGAAAGTCAGAATCCCTACTGTCACAACAAAAATGACAATGACAGCAATCACCAGGGGATCGTTTCCTATTGGACTGACTACTGGTCTACTGGGCAGACCTGAAAGCAAGAAGAAGGCAGTAAAATGTAGCTCATCTTTTGAAGCTATTAAGGTTCATTCACCTAGCTACCTATTTTAACAATCAAAGGAATACATTCAGCTGCATAACCCAAATCCAGCAttgtatttaatattatttatacaaaCTTGCAGTGCCTGTCCCAACATCTGTTTCCTCCAAAACTATTTTCAGGCAAAAGTAATTCCTAGCCTAATTTGGAGATATCAGAGACTGAATAAGtgactttttccttctttttgcagACCATATGCTTTGTCACTGTGCTATGTAGTTCTTCCATAGTTTTATCCAAGATTGGCTTTAACTATTTCTCGGTTTTCACCAATCCATCCTAAATCTGTTGTTCCCTAGATGAGACAAGATTGCTAAATGTATACCTTGATTGTTTCCCACATCAAATATAGTTGTCTTGTGATCATGTTTAGCTGGTTGCTCTGTCTCTGCTGATAAGATTTTGTGAGGTAAGAGAGTAGAGGAGGCAACCTTAAATGTTACTGATTGAGAAGTATTGGATGTAGTTATTGTAATCACTTGTTCACGAATAGTAGTCCTTGGAAATGATGTGGAGGCAACAGTGTTCTCTTCTGTGAAAGCCTTATGGTCCATGACTGGCATGGTATTTTTTGTTGGTCCTGTGGTAATGAATGTAGAAGATTTCGGCTGCGAAGCAGCTGCTGTTCCTGCAGAGAAAACTGTCAGTACAGTGGGGGTGAGTGAGAATCCTGGCTCCGCTTAATTCAGAAATACAGAGAATCTACTTTGGCCAGACTTTTTCTAAATGTTTCTACAGTTCTAACATAAATCTTGATAGTTATCAAATCTAATCAAAAGTATGTGGATAAAGCAGGTCCACAGATagactccagtgttggagcaggtTATGTGAAGATAACTGGGCATCATGTTGCTCATTTATCAGGGAAGAGTTGGACCTGAGAAAGCAGGCAGGGTCCTCATGACTGTAAATTCAGCCACGTCTATATTAGATCCATTTTCATCCTAACTGACAAAAACCATGAACAATGTTCAATGTTTTACATTTTTACTGGTTGTGTATTACAGTTTTTATAATGATTTCATATACCCTCTGGAGCCATCCAGAATTGGCtgaaagatgggtggctatatcaacaaatcagccatcaaacAGGCACATAGACATAAGCAACATCTACatgccattcaaaagagacaattgcaaagccaaaaaggaaacaaaaagaccagaaaacttcctcaccagcaatcaacactcagATGAACAGATATTAACATAAAGATTAACATTAGATgaacaatcaagaagcaaacaatacctCAATCAAGAAATTGCCaagcaagctaacagtaaacaccAGCCCAAGCAAGGAACCACCAAACCTACTCCTACCAACACTGACTGGGCAAGCCACTGGTATATAAAATGAGAGTAAACCCCATTCCCTACTAAAACTGAtgattcagggcaacaaaagaagatcggctgggaggcatTATTTTTTAGAACACTGAGGCCACAGAAATATTTGACCATAACTCTGCAAACTTAGGGGGTATGTTTTTTAGCTCAGATGgcgttctctttcttttttccattttttggaaAATACAGAGTATCTAATTGTAATCTAATATAATGTTTTTACAGGCTGTGGACTGTAAAGCAGAATTAGTTGAGTTATCCTGGTCATATTTATTTAAACCACGTATTGTGATAAATTATTGATAACTGCCCAGTCTTACCTTGTGTCTCCTTTGATTGCAAAATTTCTGTAGCCAGGATC from the Thamnophis elegans isolate rThaEle1 chromosome 5, rThaEle1.pri, whole genome shotgun sequence genome contains:
- the LOC116509536 gene encoding uncharacterized protein LOC116509536 isoform X1 codes for the protein MMGIRRPLYNLTAVCCFLAGSLLSLPGDGKNGSSASSSTVSQFTLPHTEARNFQATATNRDNIIKSTSQVNVSSISQPDYLTTTKPGYLNTTARIQTQTANNASNGSTDPSLFLTPTSHLLETNTFGSDGDRRYISATSLLTSSTKILATEILQSKETQVFSAGTAAASQPKSSTFITTGPTKNTMPVMDHKAFTEENTVASTSFPRTTIREQVITITTSNTSQSVTFKVASSTLLPHKILSAETEQPAKHDHKTTIFDVGNNQGLPSRPVVSPIGNDPLVIAVIVIFVVTVGILTFLGFLRYRQRSNRLRFRRLQDLPMDDMMEDTPLSLYSY
- the LOC116509536 gene encoding uncharacterized protein LOC116509536 isoform X2 produces the protein MMGIRRPLYNLTAVCCFLAGSLLSLPGDGKNGSSASSSTVSQFTLPHTEARNFQATATNRDNIIKSTSQVNVSSISQPDYLTTTKPGYLNTTARIQTQTANNASNGSTDPSLFLTPTSHLLETNTFGSDGDRRYISATSLLTSSTKILATEILQSKETQGTAAASQPKSSTFITTGPTKNTMPVMDHKAFTEENTVASTSFPRTTIREQVITITTSNTSQSVTFKVASSTLLPHKILSAETEQPAKHDHKTTIFDVGNNQGLPSRPVVSPIGNDPLVIAVIVIFVVTVGILTFLGFLRYRQRSNRLRFRRLQDLPMDDMMEDTPLSLYSY